The region CTTCCAGGATATGGTACAGTAAACAAaatgttcataactgcaaggatcatagcttcacgtGATATGGTAGATTCTTGGTTTTGGCTTAAACTTAACATTTGTGATTTTAAAAATCCACACGAACTATGCAATGCAAGAAAAACATATACATCCTGGAAATGTAGTTCTTACAGTAAAGCTACCCAAGAACAACATGTACATCCTGGAAACGTAGTACTACATAAATGTCACAAGTGAccagtagttttgaaatttgaacggAGTATTCAAATGtgtgccagttttgaactttgctctTGAGATTCTGAATTACCGGGGATAACTTCCTTGATTTATTGAAAATAGTTAGGcatgaaattttgttttattgttaaGTACACagtgtttgaaaagtgaaaactatttcaagcaTTCGATCAATTATTGTTCACTTATCGTGCATTATTTGTAGCAACTTTCAGAAAAGtcttcaagattccattcaaatctcggAAACTCCAAAGAGGATTTCGAATGTTAATTTCAGTCTTCTGGATATTTTATATGTAGTACTACAAACAAAATCCCTTTTAACACAGggaaaaatgataataaattatttttatcatcctaaaaaagaagaaggaaaacTCACGGCTGATTTTTCGGAAACAGGTTGTGCTGTACCACCTGACAATTAAAAAGTAATGTAAAATTATAATCAAATTATCTGTTACAAGTTGCTgttacttattttttttttacttgatctTGTTTCTTCCAATAAATTATGtcaacccattgacccctgagagcgagacttcatagattttattcgttgaagggggggtgtcctagggcatttgaggtgtgaatggatTAATGTCTTCCTGGGAATTTTCTCTCCTTTACAAACCTACTCTTGATAGTTTAAATGTCAACTATCTTATTATAGATAGGATCTTCCTAGCAAAGGGTATTATTACAATACACTTTTTCTCAGTTTGGTTCCTGAACGGAAACTTTCCtaaaacttgacttgacttcGATTTCAGAACCTGATAATTAAATTCCAGTCACCTTTTTCAAGTCGCTCAACCCGTAATGTGAGTTTTTCAAGATCACTTCTTAACTCCCCAGTgactgcaagaaaaaaattgtaattattattattataatattatgcCACTTAATTTACATTGACCATCTTTGCCTTCAAGGAAGATATTAAAATTAGCCCCACCAATCCAGAGTATGTGTATTTCATACAGTAGATGAaaccaatgtacatgtatttcacatTCTTGGCGTTTGTTCAGTTATCAAATGAGGTAGGTCTAAAACACACTCAGGTTAAGGCTTAAAGTCACTGCTCCATTCATGATTTCAACAACAGTAAGCCATGCAAGATTTATCCCTAGACCTGAAGcaactacatgtatatttcaGAAAGAAGGGATAGGGAACACTTTTAGTGTTGTTTATTGAACTTAGAACAGTGATAATTGTACACTGACCTGTGCCCCCGTACCAAGTGCAAGTGTACTAAAAAAAGTCCCACACTGACAGACcagggttaacccattgaccacTGTGTGCACGAGACttaattatttaacaattattattaaaaactggttcattggataatgcaattcgagagttttgattggttaagccatcatgggttatgagccattataccatgatctacaaacacggcaagcattatgcgtgattttttgggcctttttatttttattttagtctagttttctattttttgaaggcgtttttaataaaacaattattccacttgcacttgttggatatgagatgattatagccaactcggcgctacgcgcctcgttagctatctatcatctcatatccaacgcgcgctcatggaataattgttaattattaaattctcaacctcggataatgcaattctcgtgctctgattggttcactcaatctcggttatcagttcatataccttagtttgaccttatatggtaaatgattgcgcttagcgttgctaaagtaaaaacgtttacgccagaaagcgaaatttctttcggtataaaggaaaagaaaaacgtttttgtggaaagtttggatcactttcgaagcttagagatacgcgaaaaggtaagaaatgtttttgtgatgagcctgcgtctgtctgaccacgaggtattacacaacatcgcatcttcatcaacttttttcgatttcgctaggattttctctcttatttcgctcgtatttcgtacttccaaacttttggagtttaaggaatttaataaaacaatttttccattcgcgcttgttggatatgagactggttatagccaactcggcgctacgcgcctcgttggctatttaccatctaatatccaacgcgcgctcatggaataattgttaattattctacAAGGGTGCGCTGGAtgtgaagtgatagataaccaacaagGTGCTTAGGCGTTacaatcattttatatccagcaagccagagtagaataattgttgtaTTAAGAAGCCCATGGCGTTCCTGAGGGTAGCATTATCGCCTGCTAAAGCATCAATTTCTGCCTCTGTCAATTCCAGTCCAAAACAGCTTTGTCTGCATATTATTCTCCAagttgcaaaaatgttttcagctggCTTTATTGTCGACActttccttgaccatattaggtatgTAGTATGTATTAACTATAAattatgaactgatagcctgtgtctggcAAGGCAATGAAAAATTAATGCTGGATATGTGATATccatagttcagtttttaatacaATATAATAATTACATGCAATTGTAACATTTAATTTATAttacatggcatctgacaggatgtggcgatgcggatccgcataattccctaaaatctgcATCCTCCGCATAAACAAGAAATGCCTGACAtaagtgataaagcagctgcttaccatcctcacaaacatAAAAGGCAAAGAGATTaactgttttgaaacgcttattttcctgaacattgaagatggattgaagaaaacacgccatttccttcgcaagatgaaaggtcgtaagcagtttccacgcatttttcggcAATGAGCCTGAACACTACAACCTGTGTTATAAATTACAAATACCCtggccccggttgttcaaaagccgattaacactgatgctagattaaaaattaaccaaggagcttatttctctattcccaaatgctgttcaatgctgatattcggcaaaactttacattagacgaaggcaattttaaaaaacaagaatgcacaaaagaaacgttcaccaaaaagttgaaaacatgaaacgaaagtttatgctaatcctgggttaagttaatcggctaaatcgaacaaccgggccctggggtCGAAATTTTATAAACAATTGGGTCGCAATTTCGCGACAAGATAAATGAAAATTCAGGTGCAAGTTATAGTCTAAGCTACTCTGTATATTTTAATCACATAGGGAAAAcgttcagtcacaaatgcgactgtattggtcgcaatttcgagtcctgatttaccataagcataaGTACATTGGATgtgcctaattattagttttataaattgcttaaatttccgcataatcaacgcatgtttacgcataataaTTTATGGCCAAAAATGTCCACATAATCTTTagtttttttccgcatcctatcagaagccaagttataattatttcaaataaaagtataaaaattatttccatGTAAAATTTCTGATCTTGACCCTAAAAGTAAATTAACCAATTGACTCCTGGGAATGAGACttaagagatttttctctgtctcacgccagacaattttacttgtcaaatgGGGGGAGTCCctgggcatttgaggtgtcaaacTGACTGCCCAGTTACATGTTTACCTTCACCTCTACAGTATAACACACAGATAAAAAGAACCATTAAACATTCAAAGTATGTTTCAAGTtgacgtttcggagtagacatcactccattatcaaggtaaaaatgttctatgatgctaaaattacagtattaaaaacgattgacgctaagaattaacataataagcacgtgcgaaattggctataagaatactttagcacgaatttgaatttgaatttgaatttgacgAAAATGGACCTTGTTGACCTTCTCAGAGTAGCTACAAAAGAACAACTTTTCCAATTCAATGGAGCCTTGTATGAACAGACTGATGGTGTGGCCATGGGTTCTCCCCTTGGCCCCTTGCTCGCTAATGTTTTCATGACCTCAATCGAAGAAAACCTCGAACGACAAGGAAAACTCCCTTCGTTCTATCGAAGATATGTAGACGACACCCTGACCATCATGCCGAATATGGCGGCAGCATCTAGCTTTCTAGAcacattaaaccttgcacattcaTCCGTAAAATTCACCATGGAAACTGAAAGCAATGGTATGTTGCCATTTCTGGGAACTCAGTTACTGAATCGATCTCCCCGGATAGAGACAAAGGTCTACGTAAAACCCACGAATTCAGGTctccttctgcattttcagagcaatgttgacaatcggtacaagaatggcttgctgagaactatgctcgatcgagcacaccgtttatcttcttcttggtcacacttctcagacgaatgtgaccgtctgaagtcagttttctcacgcctaaagtacccgaaacaactcgtaaattccactatcaaacgctttgttgactcaaaggtctgcgaccaaccgcgacctttatcaacagcccaagagacggataacatggttcgagtagtcttgccatttaaagaccaaaactcagcagaatttgtaaaaaaacaacttaaggatttgagcctgaaagtaaacaaaaccatccagcctgtatttaccagcagaaaaattgaacaggaactgaaagtgaaagaggcaaagccgccgatcataaatcagcagtgtgttgtatataaatttcaatgtgacctttgtgatgaaggttatgtaggctacacacgcggacatttacacaatcgtgtaaagggacataagcaacagtcctcggctattgccagacactataagaacgcacacgggtcgatccctcgggacctgcttaaacgctttgaggtgctcaaaaaatgtaaaaacaaatttgattgcttagtgtttgaaatgttatttataagaacacttaagcctagcctcaatgtgcaatcggattccattcgtgctaaagtattcttatagccaatttcgcacgtgcttattatgttaattcttagcgtcaatcgtttttaatactgtaattttagcatcatagaacatttttaccttgataatggagtgatgtctactccgaaacgtcaacttgttatctctaacttttatagttttatgttttaagaaatctcttttaatacgaTTTTTAAAACGGGATAATCAACTACACTTGTTTAGAAGACTCGAACAGTGTAGCAAGAAACAGATTAACTGCGATGGCTCGATTGAATTTCTTCGACTCTGTCAGAATTTCGAGCTTACACCAACTTTCGCCAAGATTGACAAAGAAAGGAGTTCTAAATGGAGGCAGTCATCAGCAGCCTTCGAAAGGAACGTCATTTCCGAAGAACTCAAAGAAAAGATCAAACTAAGTGCAGCTCTTAAGTGCGAAATCAACTCCATCTACGATGAAATTCGCCGAAGCTGCAGCGTGTTCCGGTACATCTGTATTTTACGCACAATGGTAAACCTCAGAAACAAATACTATCAGGAGGTAATGAGCACTCATACAAAGAAGATCGCAAGATTACTCTACAAAGAAACGGATGTGGACGAGCATATTCACAACATATCGTCCTACGAACTTTCTTTTTTCCAGAAACTGGTTTTATGTCGGGGTTTGAAATTCGCTTTTCCACAACGTGTGTCACCGATTGAAGTGAAAGCAAGCTTCGAGAAGGTTTACTGGTGTCTTGAACCTCATCTTGGAAGTGATGATTTGAAAGAATTGGCGGCCGCAACCCTACGATCCGTAGCACTGAACTACATCCAGCGCAAAGTACACAAACCTCCCAAGACACTCCTGCTTGCCATCGAACAATTGAAGCGTCGCGACGACATCATCATTACCAAACCAGATAAGGGTTCGGGAGTGGTCGTAATGGACAAGTCCGAATATTTACGCCTATTATCTGAAGCTTCCATCAATGACGCAAGTAAATTTCGGCCTGTTCCCCTGGAAAGGCCTCCAAGTAGAGGTCGACCACCAACTTATTACCACCCTCTtctaaagaaagagaaagatttaGACTCTACTGTCCGTCGAATTCTGCCCAAGCCCATTGCGGAGACTGTGTGCCCTACAGGCTCCAGATTAGCCCATTTATATGGCTTACCAAAGACACACAAGGAGAACTTAGCGATGCGCCCTATTCTATCAGCAAAGCAAACATACAACTACGCGCTGGCTAAATGGCTTGACACTAAACTTAAGCCTTTGTCTTTGAATCGGTACACAATATCTGACATATTTGAATTTACGAACGAAATTCAAAACATGGAAATAGCAAACGGTGACATTCTGGTTTCGTATGATGTGTCTTCCCTGTTCACAAACGTACCCTTGGATGAAACGATAGAGATACTCGCGAACAGAGCTTTCACCAACAATTGGTTTAACGTAACGTACGACTTGAATTTGACGAAAATGGACCTTGTTGACCTTCTCAGAGTAGCTACAAAAGAACAACTTTTCCAATTCAATGGAGCCTTGTATGAACAGACTGATGGTGTGGCCATGGGTTCTCCCCTTGGCCCCTTGCTCGCTAATGTTTTCATGACCTCAATCGAAGAAAACCTCGAACGACAAGGAAAACTCCCTTCGTTCTATCGAAGATATGTAGACGACACCCTGACCATCATGCCGAATATGGCGGCAGCATCTAGCTTTCTAGAcacattaaaccttgcacattcaTCCGTAAAATTCACCATGGAAACTGAAAGCAATGGTATGTTGCCATTTCTGGGAACTCAGTTACTGAATCGATCTCCCCGGATAGAGACAAAGGTCTACGTAAAACCCACGAATTCAGGTctccttctgcattttcagagcaatgttgacaatcggtacaagaatggcttgctgagaactatgctcgatcgagcacaccgtttatcttcttcttggtcacacttctcagacgaatgtgaccgtctgaagtcagttttctcacgcctaaagtacccgaaacaactcgtaaattccactatcaaacgctttgttgactcaaaggtctgcgaccaaccgcgacctttatcaacagcccaagagacggataacatggttcgagtagtcttgccatttaaagaccaaaactcagcagaatttgtaaaaaaacaacttaaggatttgagcctgaaagtaaacaaaaccatccagcctgtatttaccagcagaaaaattgaacaggaactgaaagtgaaagaggcaaagccgccgatcataaatcagcagtgtgttgtatataaatttcaatgtgacctttgtgatgaaggttatgtaggctacacacgcggacatttacacaatcgtgtaaagggacataagcaacagtcctcggctattgccagacactataagaacgcacacgggtcgatccctcgggacctgcttaaacgctttgaggtgctcaaaaaatgtaaaaacaaatttgattgcttagtgtttgaaatgttatttataagaacacttaagcctagcctcaatgtgcaatcggattccattcgtgctaaagtattcttatagccaatttcgcacgtgcttattatgttaattcttagcgtcaatcgtttttaatactgtaattttagcatcatagaacatttttaccttgataatggagtgatgtctactccgaaacgtcaacttgttatctctaacttttatagttttatgttttaagaaatctct is a window of Montipora foliosa isolate CH-2021 chromosome 5, ASM3666993v2, whole genome shotgun sequence DNA encoding:
- the LOC138003727 gene encoding uncharacterized protein, with protein sequence MDLVDLLRVATKEQLFQFNGALYEQTDGVAMGSPLGPLLANVFMTSIEENLERQGKLPSFYRRYVDDTLTIMPNMAAASSFLDTLNLAHSSVKFTMETESNGMLPFLGTQLLNRSPRIETKVYVKPTNSGLLLHFQSNVDNRYKNGLLRTMLDRAHRLSSSWSHFSDECDRLKSVFSRLKYPKQLVNSTIKRFVDSKVCDQPRPLSTAQETDNMVRVVLPFKDQNSAEFVKKQLKDLSLKVNKTIQPVFTSRKIEQELKVKEAKPPIINQQCVVYKFQCDLCDEGYVGYTRGHLHNRVKGHKQQSSAIARHYKNAHGSIPRDLLKRFEVLKKCKNKFDCLVFEMLFIRTLKPSLNVQSDSIRAKVFL
- the LOC138003725 gene encoding uncharacterized protein, with amino-acid sequence MDKSEYLRLLSEASINDASKFRPVPLERPPSRGRPPTYYHPLLKKEKDLDSTVRRILPKPIAETVCPTGSRLAHLYGLPKTHKENLAMRPILSAKQTYNYALAKWLDTKLKPLSLNRYTISDIFEFTNEIQNMEIANGDILVSYDVSSLFTNVPLDETIEILANRAFTNNWFNVTYDLNLTKMDLVDLLRVATKEQLFQFNGALYEQTDGVAMGSPLGPLLANVFMTSIEENLERQGKLPSFYRRYVDDTLTIMPNMAAASSFLDTLNLAHSSVKFTMETESNGMLPFLGTQLLNRSPRIETKVYVKPTNSGLLLHFQSNVDNRYKNGLLRTMLDRAHRLSSSWSHFSDECDRLKSVFSRLKYPKQLVNSTIKRFVDSKVCDQPRPLSTAQETDNMVRVVLPFKDQNSAEFVKKQLKDLSLKVNKTIQPVFTSRKIEQELKVKEAKPPIINQQCVVYKFQCDLCDEGYVGYTRGHLHNRVKGHKQQSSAIARHYKNAHGSIPRDLLKRFEVLKKCKNKFDCLVFEMLFIRTLKPSLNVQSDSIRAKVFL